The sequence CCTGGATTATTAACTAAAACTGCATTAGAGTCAGCTAGTATCCCTCACTTGACAATTAATGCTGGAAGTAAAATTTCTCCACAACTTCCATTCATTGACACTGGTATGCCTTTTGGAAAAAATATTTCAACTGAGGATGCAATGACTGATTCACAAGTGTCTCATGCTGTTGATTATGGCAGAATTGTGGGACGAAGTATGGCATCACTTACTGATTGTTTGATTATTGGTGAAAGTATTCCTGGTGGAACCACTACTGCTCTTGCTGTTCTAAAAGCATTGGGTTATGATGCTAAAGTCAGTTCCAGTATTCCAGATAATCCAGTTGAATTAAAAAATCAAATTGTTAAATCTGCACTTGAAAGAATAGATTCTGATCATCCATACAGTATTGTAGCTAAAGTGGGTGATCCGATGATTCCATTTGTTGCAGGAATGCTAAGTTCTGCATCTAGTGTATCTAATGTGATGTTGGCAGGAGGAACTCAGATGGCTGCAGTTTTAGCATTTGCAGCAAAAATTGGTTTTAATGAGGAAAACACTGCAATTGGAACTACTTCGTACATTACTGGTGATGAGAGTGCAAATTTTACTAGCCTTGTATCTAAAATTGCTGATATT comes from Nitrosopumilus oxyclinae and encodes:
- the cobT gene encoding nicotinate mononucleotide-dependent phosphoribosyltransferase CobT, with protein sequence MENFELFGNIEQGKNFIESMKSKRFLFSFVISYTETCEIPGITFAGADKDSIQFTPPADAEYLHYGYCKTIDKIPMTPDGKPTPGLLTKTALESASIPHLTINAGSKISPQLPFIDTGMPFGKNISTEDAMTDSQVSHAVDYGRIVGRSMASLTDCLIIGESIPGGTTTALAVLKALGYDAKVSSSIPDNPVELKNQIVKSALERIDSDHPYSIVAKVGDPMIPFVAGMLSSASSVSNVMLAGGTQMAAVLAFAAKIGFNEENTAIGTTSYITGDESANFTSLVSKIADIPAISVNPGLENSKHTGLKAFSEGFAKEGVGAGGSIISSMIKTGNDSTKFLEIAEKEYHRLFTSL